The proteins below come from a single Mangifera indica cultivar Alphonso chromosome 16, CATAS_Mindica_2.1, whole genome shotgun sequence genomic window:
- the LOC123199197 gene encoding WD40 repeat-containing protein HOS15 isoform X2: MSSFTSAELNYLVFRYLQESGFTHSAFALGYEAGINKCTIDGNLFPPGALVTIVQKGLQYLEMEANLSNSDVDMDEDFSFLQPLDLITKDVYELRQMVKEKKKNVPGDKEKEKEVDREHEGERSHAKEKEKHDKEKERERDKEKIDKGKEREKLHGDQTDQEMLANQEEKVNEKPEENGVPKGPEPMDIATTSASQSCEIPSSDVTILEGHTSEVCACAWSPTGSLLASGSGDSTARIWAISDGTSRSGGQNGPLNVLVLKHVKGRNNEKSKDVTTLDWNGEGTLLATGSYDGQARIWNTNGELKATLMKHKGPIFSLKWNKKGDYLLTGSCDKTAIVWDVKAEEWKQQFEFHAGPTLDVDWRNNLSFATSSTDNMIYVCKIGETRPIKTFAGHQGEVNCVKWDPTGSLLASCSDDITAKIWNMKQDKYVHDLREHAKEIYTIRWSPTGPGTNNPNQPLVLASASFDSTVKLWDVELGKLLYSLNGHRDPVYSVAFSPNGEYLASGSLDKSMHIWSLKEGKIVKTFSGQGGIFEVCWNKEGDKIAACFANNTVCVLDFRM, encoded by the exons ATGTCCTCCTTCACTTCAGCTGAATTGAATTATCTCGTCTTTCGCTACTTACAGGAATCAG GATTTACACACTCAGCTTTTGCTTTGGGGTATGAGGCTGGTATTAACAAATGCACTATTGATGGAAATTTGTTTCCACCTGGTGCTCTTGTTACAATTGTACAAAAAGGACTTCAGTACTTGGAGATGGAGGCAAACTTGAGTAAT AGTGATGTTGACATGGATGAAGATTTTTCATTCTTACAACCTTTGGATCTCATCACAAAGGATGTCTATGAACTGCGACAAATggtgaaggagaagaagaagaatgtgCCAGgggataaagagaaagagaaagaggttGATAGGGAACATGAAGGAGAGCGTTCACATGCAAAAGAGAAGGAGAAGCATGATAAGGAGAAGGAACGTGAAAgggataaagaaaaaatagataagGGTAAGGAACGAGAGAAGTTGCATGGGGATCAAACTGACCAAGAAATGCTTGCTAATCAAGAAGAGAAGGTTAATGAGAAACCTGAGGAAAATGGAGTTCCCAAAg GACCTGAACCAATGGATATTGCGACAACTTCAGCATCACAGTCCTGTGAAATTCCTAGTTCTGATGTGACAATTTTGGAAGGACATACCTCTGAG GTTTGTGCTTGCGCATGGAGTCCAACAGGTTCACTTCTTGCATCTGG ATCTGGAGATTCTACTGCTCGAATTTGGGCAATTTCTGATGGAACCTCTCGGTCAGGTGGACAGAATGGTCCTTTAAATGTTCTAGTGCTGAAGCATGTAAAAGGAAGAAATAATGAGAAGAGCAAAGATGTCACAACACTTGATTGGAAT GGCGAGGGGACATTACTTGCAACTGGTTCATATGATGGCCAAGCAAGAATATGGAATACAAATG GCGAGCTGAAGgcaactttgatgaaacataaaGGACCCATATTTTCTCTAAAGTGGAACAAGAAGGGTGATTATCTTCTTACAGGAAGCTGTGATAAAACTGCAATTGTTTGGGATGTGAAGGCAGAGGAATGGAAACaacaatttgaatttcatgcAG GTCCAACACTGGATGTTGACTGGCGCAATAATTTGTCATTTGCTACAAGCTCCACAGACAACATGATATACGTGTGTAAAATTGGAGAAACCCGTCCTATTAAAACTTTTGCTGGGCACCAG GGGGAGGTCAATTGTGTCAAATGGGATCCAACAGGCTCATTGTTGGCCTCATGCTCTGATGACATCACTGCCAAA ATATGGAACATGAAGCAGGACAAGTATGTCCATGATTTGAGAGAGCATGCCAAG GAGATATATACCATCAGATGGAGTCCCACTGGACCTGGGACAAACAATCCTAACCAACCATTGGTTCTTGCGAG CGCATCATTTGACTCTACAGTAAAGCTCTGGGATGTAGAATTAGGGAAACTTCTCTACAGTTTGAATGGACACAG GGATCCTGTGTACTCGGTTGCATTTAGTCCAAATGGGGAGTATTTGGCTAGTGGATCTCTCGATAAATCAATGCATATCTGGTCCTTAAAGGAAGGAAAGATCGTAAAGACATTCAGTGGTCAAGGGGGTATTTTTGAAGTATGTTGGAACAAGGAAGGTGACAAGATTGCCGCTTGCTTTGCCAACAATACAGTCTGTGTTTTGGACTTCAGAATGTGA
- the LOC123199197 gene encoding WD40 repeat-containing protein HOS15 isoform X1, translated as MSSFTSAELNYLVFRYLQESGFTHSAFALGYEAGINKCTIDGNLFPPGALVTIVQKGLQYLEMEANLSNSDVDMDEDFSFLQPLDLITKDVYELRQMVKEKKKNVPGDKEKEKEVDREHEGERSHAKEKEKHDKEKERERDKEKIDKGKEREKLHGDQTDQEMLANQEEKVNEKPEENGVPKVGPEPMDIATTSASQSCEIPSSDVTILEGHTSEVCACAWSPTGSLLASGSGDSTARIWAISDGTSRSGGQNGPLNVLVLKHVKGRNNEKSKDVTTLDWNGEGTLLATGSYDGQARIWNTNGELKATLMKHKGPIFSLKWNKKGDYLLTGSCDKTAIVWDVKAEEWKQQFEFHAGPTLDVDWRNNLSFATSSTDNMIYVCKIGETRPIKTFAGHQGEVNCVKWDPTGSLLASCSDDITAKIWNMKQDKYVHDLREHAKEIYTIRWSPTGPGTNNPNQPLVLASASFDSTVKLWDVELGKLLYSLNGHRDPVYSVAFSPNGEYLASGSLDKSMHIWSLKEGKIVKTFSGQGGIFEVCWNKEGDKIAACFANNTVCVLDFRM; from the exons ATGTCCTCCTTCACTTCAGCTGAATTGAATTATCTCGTCTTTCGCTACTTACAGGAATCAG GATTTACACACTCAGCTTTTGCTTTGGGGTATGAGGCTGGTATTAACAAATGCACTATTGATGGAAATTTGTTTCCACCTGGTGCTCTTGTTACAATTGTACAAAAAGGACTTCAGTACTTGGAGATGGAGGCAAACTTGAGTAAT AGTGATGTTGACATGGATGAAGATTTTTCATTCTTACAACCTTTGGATCTCATCACAAAGGATGTCTATGAACTGCGACAAATggtgaaggagaagaagaagaatgtgCCAGgggataaagagaaagagaaagaggttGATAGGGAACATGAAGGAGAGCGTTCACATGCAAAAGAGAAGGAGAAGCATGATAAGGAGAAGGAACGTGAAAgggataaagaaaaaatagataagGGTAAGGAACGAGAGAAGTTGCATGGGGATCAAACTGACCAAGAAATGCTTGCTAATCAAGAAGAGAAGGTTAATGAGAAACCTGAGGAAAATGGAGTTCCCAAAg TAGGACCTGAACCAATGGATATTGCGACAACTTCAGCATCACAGTCCTGTGAAATTCCTAGTTCTGATGTGACAATTTTGGAAGGACATACCTCTGAG GTTTGTGCTTGCGCATGGAGTCCAACAGGTTCACTTCTTGCATCTGG ATCTGGAGATTCTACTGCTCGAATTTGGGCAATTTCTGATGGAACCTCTCGGTCAGGTGGACAGAATGGTCCTTTAAATGTTCTAGTGCTGAAGCATGTAAAAGGAAGAAATAATGAGAAGAGCAAAGATGTCACAACACTTGATTGGAAT GGCGAGGGGACATTACTTGCAACTGGTTCATATGATGGCCAAGCAAGAATATGGAATACAAATG GCGAGCTGAAGgcaactttgatgaaacataaaGGACCCATATTTTCTCTAAAGTGGAACAAGAAGGGTGATTATCTTCTTACAGGAAGCTGTGATAAAACTGCAATTGTTTGGGATGTGAAGGCAGAGGAATGGAAACaacaatttgaatttcatgcAG GTCCAACACTGGATGTTGACTGGCGCAATAATTTGTCATTTGCTACAAGCTCCACAGACAACATGATATACGTGTGTAAAATTGGAGAAACCCGTCCTATTAAAACTTTTGCTGGGCACCAG GGGGAGGTCAATTGTGTCAAATGGGATCCAACAGGCTCATTGTTGGCCTCATGCTCTGATGACATCACTGCCAAA ATATGGAACATGAAGCAGGACAAGTATGTCCATGATTTGAGAGAGCATGCCAAG GAGATATATACCATCAGATGGAGTCCCACTGGACCTGGGACAAACAATCCTAACCAACCATTGGTTCTTGCGAG CGCATCATTTGACTCTACAGTAAAGCTCTGGGATGTAGAATTAGGGAAACTTCTCTACAGTTTGAATGGACACAG GGATCCTGTGTACTCGGTTGCATTTAGTCCAAATGGGGAGTATTTGGCTAGTGGATCTCTCGATAAATCAATGCATATCTGGTCCTTAAAGGAAGGAAAGATCGTAAAGACATTCAGTGGTCAAGGGGGTATTTTTGAAGTATGTTGGAACAAGGAAGGTGACAAGATTGCCGCTTGCTTTGCCAACAATACAGTCTGTGTTTTGGACTTCAGAATGTGA
- the LOC123199198 gene encoding pentatricopeptide repeat-containing protein ELI1, chloroplastic, whose translation MSPTPLFTAPSPSAPAPATTKYVLPPPDKLALLISNSKSTKQLLKLHGALYRHNLHQHPSLNFHLLRSYSSLNCLHYSITLFNQNSNPNIFLYTAIIHCLAQQNLHQQALLYYSQLLADSLQPNAFTFSSILKSCPLKPGKSLHSQAIKFGFDEDLYVRTCLVDVYARGGDILSAKKLFDTMPEKNLVSSTAMLTCYAKHGQIAAARELFDEFREKDVVCWNVMIDGYTQHGFPNEALALFRRMLKTKVRPNEVTAVAALSACGQIGALESGRWIHSYIENLGIKLNVQVGTALIDMYSKCGSLEDARLIFDKVNDKDVVAWNSMIVGYAMHGFTIDAIRLFNEMLRIGLKPTDITFIGILNACAHAGLVDEGWRFFNSMKDEHAIEPKVEHYGCMVNLLGRCGQVEEANKLIKNMKVQPDSVMWGTLLGACSLHGNIDLGEEIAEYLVSQNLANSGTYILLSNIYAAKGNWDGVAKVRTLMKDSGVQKEPGCSSIEVNNKVHEFLAGDLRHPKSKDIYMMLDKINGWLKARGYTPKTDIVLHNIVEEQKEQSLEVHSEKLAIAFGLISTQPGTTIKIVKNLRVCPDCHAVTKLISKITGRKILMRDRNRFHHFVNGSCACGDYW comes from the coding sequence ATGTCCCCAACCCCCCTATTCACCGCCCCATCACCGTCAGCTCCAGCACCAGCCACCACAAAATACGTCCTTCCCCCGCCAGATAAACTTGCCCTCCTTATCTCCAACTCAAAATCCACCAAACAACTTCTCAAACTCCATGGGGCTCTATATCGTCACAACCTCCATCAACATCCCAGTCTCAACTTTCATCTCCTCCGCTCCTACTCCTCCCTCAATTGCCTTCACTATTCCATCACTCTCTTTAACCAAAACTCCAACCCCAATATCTTCCTCTACACTGCCATTATTCATTGCCTTGCACAACAGAATCTCCATCAACAAGCACTCCTATATTACTCTCAATTGTTAGCTGACAGTCTCCAACCCAATGCATTCACCTTCTCATCTATTTTAAAATCTTGTCCATTAAAACCCGGAAAATCCCTTCATTCACAAGCAATAAAATTTGGGTTCGATGAGGATTTATATGTGAGGACATGTCTAGTGGATGTTTATGCAAGAGGGGGTGACATTTTGTCTGCAAAGAAACTATTTGATACTATGCCTGAAAAGAATTTGGTTTCTTCAACAGCCATGCTGACATGTTATGCGAAACACGGGCAAATTGCCGCTGCAAGAGAGTTGTTTGATGAGTTTCGAGAGAAGGATGTTGTTTGTTGGAATGTGATGATTGATGGGTATACACAACATGGGTTTCCTAATGAGGCATTGGCGTTGTTTAGGCGAATGTTGAAGACGAAAGTGAGGCCTAATGAAGTGACTGCAGTAGCTGCGTTATCTGCTTGTGGCCAGATTGGTGCTCTAGAGTCTGGCAGGTGGATTCATTCTTATATTGAAAATCTTGGAATTAAGTTGAATGTTCAAGTGGGTACCGCTTTGATTGATATGTATAGTAAATGCGGTAGTTTAGAGGATGCGAGGTTAATTTTTGACAAGGTTAATGATAAGGATGTTGTTGCTTGGAATTCGATGATAGTAGGGTATGCAATGCACGGATTTACCATAGATGCTATCCGACTTTTTAACGAAATGCTTAGGATTGGATTAAAGCCTACTGATATAACCTTCATAGGCATCTTGAATGCTTGTGCTCATGCTGGTTTGGTTGATGAGGGATGGAGGTTTTTCAACTCAATGAAAGACGAGCATGCAATTGAACCAAAGGTTGAGCATTATGGATGTATGGTAAATCTTCTTGGTCGTTGTGGGCAGGTAGAAGAAGCCAACAAGCTCATTAAGAATATGAAGGTTCAGCCTGATTCTGTGATGTGGGGAACTTTACTTGGAGCTTGCAGTCTTCATGGTAACATAGATTTGGGAGAGGAAATTGCAGAATACCTTGTAAGTCAGAATCTTGCAAATTCAGGGACTTACATTCTTCTTTCTAACATATATGCTGCAAAAGGGAACTGGGATGGAGTGGCAAAGGTGAGGACCTTGATGAAAGACAGTGGGGTTCAGAAAGAACCTGGTTGTAGTTCAATTGAAGTAAATAACAAAGTACATGAGTTTCTTGCTGGCGATTTAAGGCACCCAAAAAGCAAAGATATTTATATGATGTTAGATAAGATCAATGGCTGGCTCAAGGCTCGGGGTTACACTCCAAAGACAGATATTGTGTTGCACAATATTGTAGAAGAGCAAAAAGAGCAATCACTTGAAGTCCACAGTGAAAAACTTGCTATTGCCTTTGGACTCATTAGTACTCAACCGGGGACAACAATCAAAATTGTGAAGAACCTACGGGTCTGTCCAGACTGCCATGCTGTGACCAAGCTGATTTCAAAGATCACCGGACGAAAGATCCTGATGAGAGATCGCAATCGATTCCACCACTTTGTCAATGGTTCATGTGCGTGTGGTGATTACTggtaa